TAATCTGAAATTAAAGAAACGGATACGGATAAAAATAAACCCACGATGAATTAAATGGGTCATTgggttatcaaaaaaaaaggaaacttcaataaataaaaatcataaatgtaAAACATCAATAAATTTCTCACAAACGATTCCTACCAATTATTCCATTAAATAAAGTTATCATTAACTGCTTCCATgaatcttaacaaaatattcTACATATGGCATACtaatttcgaaaatattgtTCAGTCATGAAATTTAGGAAACATATAAAGTTAAGTAATTATTTTAGATTCATCGAATAAAATTTGCATTTATTAAAAGCTTaacaataaaatctaaatcatatCAACATTATTTGTTATaccaatttacaaaaatattccGTAAACTTAGGATATTGATTTCGCAAATAATAGAGTTCTCAATCTTACtctcgaaaagaaaaaaatattccacatcggttataatttttttacaaatattcaAACCAGGCCTCCAAATTTGaaaactctatatatagtgTGTTTAATacgattttttatttcaaaatttcaaaattttttaaagtttaaattattattaatactgaaacttttaaaagttttgagcttttaaaaagttttaaaatattataattcagaaaactaacaaaataaatattattagtaaATCAATGACGcttcaattttagaaaattattatagaataatatctGATTACCAAATTGTTCCAAAATTTTAGTCATCCATCGGAAATCTCATTAATTTATAtgctaaacaaacaaaatcctaaaatataaattagttataAAGATATCATATATTTGCCAAATATACTATAGCAACTTTTCACCTAACTGTTAGTATTATAATTGATTTCGAAAACAGAAATATCGTTAATcactaaaaaatatttccttatatgactatattaaatattaatacaaGATCAGTTACATATTCAATAAGTTAGTTTAAGTAATTACCTTCAAATCAGAAATTACTattaatattctaaatatatttatataattattaggaaatcaattaaaactctctacaaaccaaaacagatttttctagaaaaaaatcAACTGACTAACCCTAAAAATCGAACACCCATTCCTCACTATATATTTGGAATTCAATTGTTTCATTCCAACTTTTCTATGCTTTTCtgaagtttttatttatgattttttgtttatatataggtAATTCATGTTCTTTTATccaatatgaaatatttttattttattatacaggAACATCAAAAACATTGTGAATCTATCAAACAAACTCATAGGTTCTTATGTGATAAGGGTATGTACAAAATTTCATTCAATATCTTTCTAATTATGATGCAGAGTACTACTACAAACCAAATTAtgaatttgattaatattttttttattgtttttggataTATGAAGCATTatgaaaattatcaaatttctATCTCCTTATgttcaggtatatatataatttgacttaatatatgaactattttacatttttgtaattaatttgacttaatataaaaactatattgttttattttctgcaactaatgttaattaaatatatttaaattgtcTGAACATACAtacttatatgtatatatatatatatatatatattttcctaatttatgttttaaccAAATCGATGATTTTATATGTGAACACAAAGTTCTGACCCCATGATATCTACCGGAATCACCATCTTCTCCATATGAActaatctttgtattttttaattttttatgctACTAATATCCAATTaagaagattttatttttattttttacacttgCAGAAAACTCAAGAGAATCTAAAGAATAAACCATTGAAGTTCTATCCTAAACAAAACTcatcaacataaaaaaataaaaccaaacatcTCTTTGATAaattgtttttctaaattttagtaaatgatacattaaaaattttgtgtaAATGAGAAATTGTTCTTATGGTTTGTCACATCATACATTATGAGTATGTAACTTTtacaaacataatattttttataatttttatgtatattccTATTTCTACTaccaaaatgatcaaattgaattATCTATTCATTTGTGTTGTTAGAATTTTctctaaacttttaaatatttaattttaggtATCAAAACTCCTtagttgacaacaaaaaaactcattatattACCATTTACTCTTTTTTGGACAAAAGTTAGCGtttactcatttttttctccCTACTTTTCTTTTATCCAACCTCATTACTCAATTATATGACTtactgtaaaaataaaaatatagcatATTCCAATCTATTAAAAccgtatatatatcaataagttTCTGATCCTAGTGTAAATATATTAACTCTATTAATGACGAACCCTAATACGAAAATCTCAACATTAAAATGTTTGCGTTGATGCGAGTAATTATCTAGGTTCTTACTAAATAAGATGAGATTTACACTACTTTGGCATAAAGACTATGGTTGATAATCCGAACTCCGAAGACTTCCTCTCTAAAAATTCGTTTTATGAACCGGCCGAATCAAATCGTGATAAGTCACGAGTGAACGTCTTAGGAATTAGGATGCTTTAAACAACGGAACTGTAAACATGCATCGTAGGGTGCAAATATATTGTATGTCCTGTGTAAcccaaacaaaattcaaaagctAGTTTTAGTAGTACTGTTTTTACAtcgtttaatttatttacaaactcaCACTCTCGTGCATCATCGACTTCTTATCAAAGTAAACTACACGGTGATTATTCTAGTACAAACCACTGGATTATAAGATTCAGTTAAGAAAAAGGTGCATATACACATACGGGTGTGTAATAATGTGTTACATATGCTTAGCTAGGATCTACACATAAATTAACATAAACAGAAGAGGAAAAAATGATAGATGTAagagttttttgtttatgttttggcGTCTAACGGAGACAAGATCCTTAATCCATTCAAATCTTGTTCACTAAATCCTAAGTACTTTTGTTGTGTTCCACAAATATTGGAACCAAAAACCAAagacatatcttcttcttcaccttccaCTCTTTCCCACGAAAATAAAGGACTTGTTTATTTCCTGGTTACCGAGGAATAAAGAACCCAATCTCCGAGGCGCTCTCAAAAGCCAGTTGAAACTGAAGGGACCAATTCAGAGGCCAAGAAGGATATAGTAGACCAGAGTTATGGGTAAGGCTATTAACATTCCAAATATTACCCTGCATCCATTTTCACCAACATGTGTTAATATACACTTATACTACTTGACCATAAGGAACAATAttgtaaaacaataatataataagtttGGAACTTACGCAGTGCTAAGAATCGTGGGATGCACATTGTACTCTTTTGCAAACACAAACGGAACTATTCCTTGAGGCAACGCAGCCTATAATTCATGCactcaacatcatcatcatgatcatgtAAGACTATATTATAGACATATATCATGCATGTAACACTATAAATTTGTATACCTGAACGATGGCTATACGGAGAAGGTCGCCATGTAACCCAATGGCAATCCCAGCAATAGCCATGATGGCCGGACCGGTTATGAATCTGACTGCCATGGCAAACGTGGCGACGGAGTTCCCACAAGCAATGATTTTGGGTTGAAGTGCCATGAATAAACCTTAAGAATAGACCAAAAATAAGCAATGAATTAATTAAGGGATTTTGAGAAATTGACAGCAAGAGTTAGGCCAGCTACTTGGTAAGACCCAAATAAGTACACANNNNNNNNNNNNNNNNNNNNNNNNNNNNNNNNNNNNNNNNNNNNNNNNNNNNNNNNNNNNNNNNNNNNNNNNNNNNNNNNNNNNNNNNNNNNNNNNNNNNNNNNNNNNNNNNNNNNNNNNNNNNNNNNNNNNNNNNNNNNNNNNNNNNNNNNNNNNNNNNNNNNNNNNNNNNNNNNNNNNNNNNNNNNNNNNNNNNNNNNNNNNNNNNNNNNNNNNNNNNNNNNNNNNNNNNNNNNNNNNNNNNNNNNNNNNNNNNNNNNNNNNNNNNNNNNNNNNNNNNNNNNNNNNNNNNNNNNNNNNNNNNNNNNNNNNNNNNNNNNNNNNNNNNNNNNNNNNNNNNNNNNNNNNNNNNNNNNNNNNNNNNNNNNNNNNNNNNNNNNNNNNNNNNNNNNNNNNNNNNNNNNNNNNNNNNNNNNNNNNNNNNNNNNNNNNNNNNNNNNNNNNNNNNNNNNNNNNNNNNNNNNNNNNNNNNNNNNNNNNNNNNNNNNNNNNNNNNNNNNNNNNNNNNNNNNNNNNNNNNNNNNNNNNNNNNNNNNNNNNNNNNNNNNNNNNNNNNNNNNNNNNNNNNNNNNNNNNNNNNNNNNNNNNNNNNNNNNNNNNNNNNNNNNNNNNNNNNNNNNNNNNNNNNNNNNNNNNNNNNNNNNNNNNNNNNNNNNNNNNNNNNNNNNNNNNNNNNNNNNNNNNNNNNNNNNNNNNNNNNNNNNNNNNNNNNNNNNNNNNNNNNNNNNNNNNNNNNNNNNNNNNNNNNNNNNNNNNNNNNNNNNNNNNNNNNNNNNNNNNNNNNNNNNNNNNNNNNNNNNNNNNNNNNNNNNNNNNNNNNNNNNNNNNNNNNNNNNNNNNNNNNNNNNNNNNNNNNNNNNNNNNNNNNNNNNNNNNNNNNNNNNNNNNNNNNNNNNNNNNNNNNNNNNNNNNNNNNNNNNNNNNNNNNNNNNNNNNNNNNNNNNNNNNNNNNNNNNNNNNNNNNNNNNNNNNNNNNNNNNNNNNNNNNNNNNNNNNNNNNNNNNNNNNNNNNNNNNNNNNNNNNNNNNNNNNNNNNNNNNNNNNNNNNNNNNNNNNNNNNNNNNNNNNNNNNNNNNNNNNNNNNNNNNNNNNNNNNNNNNNNNNNNNNNNNNNNNNNNNNNNNNNNNNNNNNNNNNNNNNNNNNNNNNNNNNNNNNNNNNNNNNNNNNNNNNNNNNNNNNNNNNNNNNNNNNNNNNNNNNNNNNNNNNNNNNNNNNNNNNNNNNNNNNNNNNNNNNNNNNNNNNNNNNNNNATGTGAACACAAAGTTCTGACCCCATGATATCTACCGGAATCACCATCTTCTCCATATGAActaatctttgtattttttaattttttatgctACTAATATCCAAT
The Camelina sativa cultivar DH55 chromosome 6, Cs, whole genome shotgun sequence genome window above contains:
- the LOC104789899 gene encoding auxin efflux carrier component 4-like, with protein sequence MALQPKIIACGNSVATFAMAVRFITGPAIMAIAGIAIGLHGDLLRIAIVQAALPQGIVPFVFAKEYNVHPTILSTAVIFGMLIALPITLVYYILLGL